The following is a genomic window from Rhodothermales bacterium.
GCCTCTATCGACCCATCCCCCCCATTCGCTACAATCGCGTGGAAGGCCTCGTCCTGGGCGGACGTATGTTGCCGTTGGAATGGGGAGATTTCGAGCAAGCCAGGATTTACGGCCAGGGCGGCTACGCGTTTGAGCTGAAGGATCTGCGGTATGAAGTGGGCGCCGAATTCGCCCCCTTCTACCGGGGCAACGAGGACTTCGCGTTTAAAATCGGCGGGTCGTATCGGCAGAACACGGGCACGAACGACCTCTGGAAGATCAGCTGGGTGGAGAATACGCTCGCGGCCATGTTGTTTGAGTACGACTACATGGATTATTACGAAGTGGAGGGCTACACCCTCTACGCCATGCAGCGCCTGACGCCGTTTGCGCAGCTCAGCGCCGGCTATCGCGCGGAGGACTACAACAGCCTGTCGAACAACACCTCGTGGTCGCTGTTTGGCTCGCGCGACTTCCGATTCAACCCATCTATCGACGCCGGCCGCATGGAATCCTACGTCTTCGCCCTCGAAGGCGGGCTGCTGGCGCATCTGTCCACCTACCCGCGTGGCATAGCCTATCGGATGGAAGTCGAAACCGGAAAATTTGAAGGGGAGACATTCAATCGCTATATGGCCGACACGCGGTTCTACATCCCCACGGGCTACCAGAGCACCCTGGCGCTCCGCCTCCGCGGCGGCATGGCGTCCGACGACGCCCCGTTCCAGAAGCTCTTCTCGCTCGGCGGCGTGGGCTCGGTGCGCGGGTACCCGCAAAATGGTTATGTAGGCTCCCGGATGCTCCTGGCGAATGCGGAATTCACCATCGCGCGCATCGCTCCGCTGAGCGACATTTTCGACGACGTGCAGGTGTTCGGCTTCGGCGATGCAGGCTGGATGAACACCGTCGCCGGCACCAACACCGTCGATCTCGAAAACCTCTTCACCTCCGCCGGCTTCGGGATGAGTTTCGCCGACCGCACCATCCGCCTCGAACTGGCCTGGCCGCTCACCAACCTGCCCGGCGTGGACCGCGAACCGATGCTGTGGCTCCGGCTGACGCCGTCGTTCTGAAAATGGTTTATGGTTCGAGGTCCTTTCCCTTTAACCTTAAGAAACTGTTAAGATTTGCGTATTGCATAAGGAGCAAGTCATCCCCGCGCAGGCGGGGACCCAGAAAAATGCCAGTCTGAGGGCTGGGTCCCCGCCTTCGCGGGGATGACAATGCCTTTGATTGTGGAAATCCCAACAGTCTCTAAACTACGAACCTTAAACCCCCGTAGAGCCGAACCCGCCGGCGCCGCGCTCGGTGTTCTCGAGCGAATCGGTCGGGTCCCAGAAGACGCGTGCGTGGCGGGTGATGATCATCTGCGCGATCCGTTCGCCGCGGTTGATGACGAAGTCGGCCGCGCCGTGGTTGATCAGGATGACCTTGCACTCGCCGCGGTAGTCGCTGTCGATCGTGCCCGGGCTATTCAACACCGTGACGCCGTGTTTCGCGGCAAGACCGCTACGGGGGCGAACCTGGGCCTCGTACCCCGGGGGAAGGGCGATCTGGAGACCGGTTGGGATCAGTGCATAGGCACCAGCTTTCAGCGTAAACGGGGCATCCGCCGGTACGGCCGCGCGGAGGTCCATGCCGGCGCTCTGAGGCGTGGCATATTCGGGCAGATCGAGGCCTTCGGCGTGGGGGAGTTGCTGGATGGCTACGCGGAGGGTGTCGGGCATGTCGGGCAGGTTGGAAGGCAAGGTTGATTTAGCGTGGAGCAGTAAAACGCGACCGCAGGTACTCCTCGTCGATCGTCACCCCATCCGCTTCGAGTTTGAGCCAGGGCCAGAGCCCGCGCGGCAGCGCCGGCCTGAGGGCTACCATCGCGAAGGAGTTACACTGGCGCGGGGCAACTTTCGTGGCCGCCCAGAGGAACGGCCGGGCCAGATGCAGGACGATGTACTTGAGGCGGTTCTTTTTCATCGCCGCCTGGCTAAACGGCAGGTTGAAGCCATAAAAATAGGCGAAGGTATGCCGGCCCTCGGGCGCGTAGGACGCGATCGTCTTTTCAAATTCCCGCTCCGTCCAGCGGTAGATGTAGTTCGGGATCGCCGTGTTGTTCACCCCGCCGTAGCGAAAATCGTTGCCTACCACGGCCTCGAGTTCGTAATCCGGCGTAAGCCCCAGTTGGGCCGCAAGGCGCATGAGCAGGCTATCGCGCGACTCGACGACCACGATGCCTCGCTGGCCCACCCGGTACATTTCCAGCAACGCGCGATGGGGGGCGTCGCAGTGGTGCAGGCCGTCGGCGACAAACACGATGTCGAACGCGCCATCCGCATAGGACAGCGACTGCACGTCCTGATACTCCCAGCGATACGGGGCAAAGGCGTCCGGCGTCATGCGCTCGTCGAGGTTCGATAACGTGACATTCCGGAAACCCAGTTCGGAAAACACGTCGCGCTCCGCCTCGCCGGCGCATACGGCCAGGATCGCGTAGTCTTTCGAGAGCACACCCCGCGCCAGCAGCCGATTTACCACATCGCGCACAAAATCTCTTCGCATACACTCATTGGGCTGGCCTCCGTCCGACGGTAGGTTACGGCTTCTGGAGGCTGGCCGAATCGTTGAAGAAGGGCGCCCAGGTTTCGGGAGACGGTTTAGGGGTCAGGAGGCTTACGCCGAAAAGCATCAGGACGGACGACGCGACGGCCGGGTAGGTCACCTCCTGGAGGAATGGGCTCCAATTGGCGTAATACGGCTGGTTGGATAAATAAAACGTCCACACCATCGTCACCGCGCTCCCGGCGACAATGCTTGCCACGGCACCCTGCCAGGTGGCCCGTTTCCAGAGGAAGGCGGCCAACAAGGAGGGCGTGATGGCGGCGCCGTAAATCAGGTAGGCCGTATACGCAGCATCAAGGATCGTTGGGAACTGCTCGACGAGCAGGAAGGCAACAAACCCGAGCAACAGCACCCAGCCTCGGCCCATAAGCACGACCGCCTTTTCGCTCATGTTCGGGCTGATGAAGCGCTGGACGACATCGCGCGTGAGGTTGGTCGCCGGCACAAGCAGAAACGAATCCGCCGTCGAGACGATCACCGCCATCATTGTCGCTACCAGAATCATCCCCAGAAACATGGGAAAGACCTGGCGCGCCGCGGCCGGGATGATATTCTCCGTCGCCGCTCGCCCCGTGGCGTAGAGATCCGTGATGAGCCCCTGGTCCACCGCCAGGCTGCCCGTAAGCCCAAAAAATTGGATGGACGTCTCAAGAAACACGACGCCGATCACCCAGAAGAAGACTGCCTTCTGCGCCTGCCCACCGTCCTGCGCGCTGAAGATGCGCTGATACATGTTGGCGTCGCCGAGCAGCAGCAACATGGTGGGGATCAGAAACGAGATCGCGATGATCGGGCCGGAGTTGACATTAGTGCGTTCCTCGGACCAGTTGCCAAACAGCGACCACTTGCCGGCTTCCTTCGCCGCGCCGATCACCTCGTCC
Proteins encoded in this region:
- a CDS encoding DUF5686 family protein; translated protein: MTPFYRIPTLCLLALILYVSPVRAQEVDTTATDYAAERHLIQSTLGTLVKVIKTATFRDEDTGVGDRLQNLARQLSTISASIPAGEATAGLAPDDHQAVLSPASTTAQPLALDDLQTLESALNDLYAQVRELRATLEADEDYALAEQMAVIEDGLDRAVVQTRRIVRRQTQATLAANEVIDTPAAEQEATDEQGEEAPPARAGWLRPGIYEEGERTATIDDEDDDVDVHMAINDVRREVDEAHTTAAHVARTGSRTTYRYRNEPFDRYDEAEAFVGEFYNRWPYRETGLYRPIPPIRYNRVEGLVLGGRMLPLEWGDFEQARIYGQGGYAFELKDLRYEVGAEFAPFYRGNEDFAFKIGGSYRQNTGTNDLWKISWVENTLAAMLFEYDYMDYYEVEGYTLYAMQRLTPFAQLSAGYRAEDYNSLSNNTSWSLFGSRDFRFNPSIDAGRMESYVFALEGGLLAHLSTYPRGIAYRMEVETGKFEGETFNRYMADTRFYIPTGYQSTLALRLRGGMASDDAPFQKLFSLGGVGSVRGYPQNGYVGSRMLLANAEFTIARIAPLSDIFDDVQVFGFGDAGWMNTVAGTNTVDLENLFTSAGFGMSFADRTIRLELAWPLTNLPGVDREPMLWLRLTPSF
- the dut gene encoding dUTP diphosphatase yields the protein MPDTLRVAIQQLPHAEGLDLPEYATPQSAGMDLRAAVPADAPFTLKAGAYALIPTGLQIALPPGYEAQVRPRSGLAAKHGVTVLNSPGTIDSDYRGECKVILINHGAADFVINRGERIAQMIITRHARVFWDPTDSLENTERGAGGFGSTGV
- a CDS encoding sodium:solute symporter family protein → MLALLSNPYILATLVYLVALILVGYYKSRVVKTSADFMVAGRSLPWYILVGTLLATWMGNGSLFGGAGLGYRNGLAGLWHSAGAWAGIVLVYFIAKRIRNFGQVTVPDIFEARYGKVSRVLATLITVVAYITIVSYQFKGGGRVLQIMTDGLVTVETGIIITAVFAILYTVLAGMLSVVYTDVVNGVLMLVGIFLGMMFLIVAVGGVDEVIGAAKEAGKWSLFGNWSEERTNVNSGPIIAISFLIPTMLLLLGDANMYQRIFSAQDGGQAQKAVFFWVIGVVFLETSIQFFGLTGSLAVDQGLITDLYATGRAATENIIPAAARQVFPMFLGMILVATMMAVIVSTADSFLLVPATNLTRDVVQRFISPNMSEKAVVLMGRGWVLLLGFVAFLLVEQFPTILDAAYTAYLIYGAAITPSLLAAFLWKRATWQGAVASIVAGSAVTMVWTFYLSNQPYYANWSPFLQEVTYPAVASSVLMLFGVSLLTPKPSPETWAPFFNDSASLQKP
- a CDS encoding methyltransferase domain-containing protein, translated to MRRDFVRDVVNRLLARGVLSKDYAILAVCAGEAERDVFSELGFRNVTLSNLDERMTPDAFAPYRWEYQDVQSLSYADGAFDIVFVADGLHHCDAPHRALLEMYRVGQRGIVVVESRDSLLMRLAAQLGLTPDYELEAVVGNDFRYGGVNNTAIPNYIYRWTEREFEKTIASYAPEGRHTFAYFYGFNLPFSQAAMKKNRLKYIVLHLARPFLWAATKVAPRQCNSFAMVALRPALPRGLWPWLKLEADGVTIDEEYLRSRFTAPR